One Spirochaetota bacterium DNA segment encodes these proteins:
- a CDS encoding M28 family peptidase, with protein sequence MWLLSLIDATHNDVKVIQENSRNILHFLAEVVGERTLRKYDNLNRTRQFIHDYLKKYNNNVYEENYIVNGMEVANVIAEIPGFENSDEIIIIGAHYDTIEDTPGADDNGSAIAGLLELHRLLSHFTFRKTLRFVAFTLEEPPFFSGPYMGSMVHAKGCRERDEHIDLMICLEMIGYAGSKMHQDYPLASMQKQYPPYGNFLAVVALPSYAPYAYKWKREYNRFAKNKIFDMIGPASIPGINLSDHYSFNKYSFPAIMITDTAFYRNKNYHTEGDTFQTINFKFMAEAIFNTFLAVKTIANERDILNE encoded by the coding sequence ATGTGGTTACTATCATTAATAGATGCAACGCATAATGACGTAAAAGTAATACAGGAAAATTCAAGAAATATTTTGCATTTTCTGGCAGAAGTCGTTGGAGAACGTACGTTAAGAAAATATGACAACCTCAATCGTACACGGCAATTTATACATGATTATTTAAAGAAATATAATAATAATGTGTATGAAGAAAATTACATTGTGAATGGTATGGAAGTTGCCAACGTTATTGCTGAAATTCCAGGTTTTGAAAACAGTGATGAGATCATTATCATTGGAGCACATTATGATACTATTGAAGATACCCCTGGTGCGGATGATAATGGATCAGCTATTGCCGGTTTGCTTGAGCTTCACCGGTTGCTATCGCATTTCACTTTCAGAAAAACTTTGCGTTTTGTGGCATTTACATTAGAAGAACCACCTTTTTTCTCAGGGCCTTATATGGGAAGCATGGTACATGCAAAAGGGTGCAGGGAAAGAGATGAGCATATTGATCTTATGATATGCCTTGAGATGATTGGCTATGCGGGCAGTAAAATGCATCAGGATTATCCGTTGGCAAGTATGCAAAAACAATACCCTCCGTATGGTAATTTTTTGGCAGTGGTTGCATTGCCTAGCTATGCGCCGTATGCATATAAATGGAAAAGAGAATATAACAGGTTTGCAAAAAACAAGATTTTTGATATGATTGGGCCTGCATCTATACCTGGGATTAATCTTTCTGATCACTACTCATTTAATAAATATAGTTTCCCTGCCATTATGATTACTGATACTGCATTCTATAGAAACAAAAACTATCACACCGAAGGTGATACGTTTCAAACTATAAATTTTAAATTTATGGCAGAAGCTATATTTAATACATTTCTTGCAGTAAAAACTATTGCCAATGAAAGGGATATTCTCAATGAGTAA
- a CDS encoding flavin reductase family protein, whose translation MSNFIALPIQDSHRLVNAGNVILVSVQSKGRRTVTTVAWHMPVSSQPKLLSCALANKRYSLELIKESKCFCINIPEFTLLSAVLFCGTYSGRKVDKCKEANLTAVACSSIDGFFIDECVAHIECNLYSMIEAGDHTIVVGEVINAMAKEHLFTPDGVIDINKVQLIHHLGGTHFGILKSQEK comes from the coding sequence ATGAGTAATTTTATTGCACTACCTATTCAGGATTCGCATCGGTTGGTGAATGCTGGAAATGTGATTCTGGTATCAGTTCAGTCAAAAGGAAGAAGAACTGTAACAACTGTAGCATGGCATATGCCGGTTTCAAGCCAACCAAAATTATTATCATGTGCACTTGCTAATAAACGGTATAGCCTTGAATTAATTAAAGAATCAAAATGTTTCTGCATTAATATACCAGAATTTACTCTCCTTTCTGCTGTTTTGTTCTGTGGCACATACTCCGGTAGAAAAGTTGATAAATGTAAGGAGGCAAACCTGACCGCTGTTGCGTGTTCTTCAATAGATGGTTTTTTCATTGACGAATGCGTTGCGCATATTGAATGTAATTTATATTCTATGATAGAGGCTGGTGACCATACCATTGTAGTGGGTGAAGTTATCAATGCTATGGCAAAAGAGCATCTTTTTACTCCTGATGGAGTGATAGATATTAATAAAGTTCAGTTAATTCATCATTTAGGTGGAACTCATTTTGGAATCTTAAAGTCACAGGAAAAATAA
- a CDS encoding DUF6485 family protein: protein MECKKEKNLSICTCSYNPCSRKGLCCDCISYHLKKRQLPGCAFPKDAEKTYDRSFEHFARLVQAGKV, encoded by the coding sequence ATGGAATGTAAAAAAGAAAAAAACCTTTCAATCTGCACATGCTCATATAACCCCTGTTCACGGAAAGGGTTATGCTGTGATTGTATATCATATCATCTCAAAAAACGGCAGCTTCCGGGATGTGCTTTCCCAAAAGATGCTGAAAAAACGTATGATCGTTCATTTGAGCATTTTGCTCGGCTGGTGCAGGCAGGAAAAGTATAA